One genomic region from Methanocaldococcus fervens AG86 encodes:
- the fbp gene encoding fructose-1,6-bisphosphate aldolase/phosphatase codes for MENDKVTISVIKADVGGLCGHSLAPDELLEACEAVLEEAVDEIILDYYVTRCGDDIDLIMSHKLGCDNEKVHKLAWDAFEEATKVAKELKLYGAGQDLLSDSFSGNVRGMGPGCAEMEFVERKSEPIVVFCCDKTDPTAFNYPLYKMFADPFNTAGLVFDPSMISGFKFEVHDIVGHKKVFLDTPEEMYMLLALIGDYEKYAIKRVYRRRDNEIAAVVSTEKLNYIAGEYVGKDDPVAIVRAQSGFPAVGEVLEPFANPHFVPGWMRGSHWGPLMPVGEEDATPTRFDGPARIIALGFQVCDGMLIGPNDLFADKGFDKAREKALEMADIIRRMGPFQPHRLPATMMEYTTVPKVLKALEDRFIPLEGLELVEEGGITRKDRGEVE; via the coding sequence ATGGAAAACGATAAAGTAACAATCAGCGTTATAAAGGCGGATGTTGGAGGTTTATGTGGACACTCATTAGCTCCAGATGAGTTGTTAGAAGCTTGTGAAGCTGTTTTGGAGGAGGCTGTTGATGAGATAATATTGGATTATTATGTCACAAGATGTGGGGATGATATTGATTTAATAATGAGCCACAAATTAGGTTGCGATAATGAAAAAGTTCATAAATTAGCTTGGGATGCTTTTGAAGAGGCAACAAAAGTAGCTAAAGAACTAAAACTCTATGGAGCTGGACAGGATTTATTATCTGACAGCTTTTCAGGTAACGTCAGAGGTATGGGTCCAGGATGTGCTGAGATGGAATTTGTTGAAAGAAAGAGTGAGCCAATCGTTGTTTTCTGCTGTGATAAGACTGATCCAACAGCATTTAACTACCCATTATACAAGATGTTCGCAGATCCATTTAACACAGCTGGTTTAGTTTTCGACCCTTCAATGATTTCAGGATTTAAGTTTGAAGTTCACGATATTGTTGGGCATAAAAAAGTATTTTTAGACACTCCAGAAGAGATGTATATGCTCTTAGCTTTAATTGGAGACTATGAGAAGTATGCAATCAAAAGAGTTTATAGAAGAAGAGATAATGAAATTGCTGCTGTTGTCAGTACTGAAAAATTAAACTACATAGCTGGGGAGTATGTTGGTAAAGATGACCCAGTTGCTATAGTTAGAGCTCAAAGTGGATTCCCAGCAGTTGGAGAGGTCTTAGAGCCATTTGCTAACCCACACTTTGTTCCAGGATGGATGAGAGGTAGCCACTGGGGTCCATTAATGCCAGTTGGAGAAGAGGATGCAACACCTACAAGATTTGACGGACCGGCAAGAATTATAGCATTAGGGTTCCAAGTTTGCGATGGAATGTTAATTGGTCCTAACGATTTATTTGCAGATAAGGGCTTTGATAAGGCAAGAGAAAAGGCATTAGAGATGGCAGATATAATAAGAAGAATGGGTCCATTCCAACCACACAGATTACCAGCAACAATGATGGAATACACAACAGTTCCAAAGGTTTTAAAAGCTTTAGAAGATAGATTTATTCCTTTAGAAGGTTTAGAGTTAGTAGAAGAGGGGGGAATTACAAGAAAAGATAGAGGAGAAGTTGAATAG
- a CDS encoding flavodoxin family protein, with amino-acid sequence MKALILYKSIHHKNTEKIAKAIAEELNADVYDVDKVKPDIIDNYDIIGFGSGIYFGKHHKSLFKFLDKINKTDKKAFIFSTAGMPFLKNMFHKELRNKLKSKGFEIIGEFSCKGYYTYGISKLFGGFNKNHPNDDDIKKVKEFAKNILKELR; translated from the coding sequence ATGAAAGCTCTAATTTTATATAAATCTATTCACCATAAAAATACTGAGAAGATAGCTAAGGCAATAGCTGAAGAGTTAAATGCAGATGTGTATGATGTTGATAAAGTAAAGCCGGATATAATTGATAATTACGATATTATCGGCTTTGGGTCTGGAATTTATTTTGGAAAGCATCACAAATCATTATTTAAATTTTTAGATAAAATTAATAAAACAGATAAAAAAGCTTTCATTTTCTCCACAGCTGGAATGCCGTTCTTAAAGAATATGTTTCATAAAGAACTTAGGAATAAACTAAAAAGCAAAGGATTTGAAATTATTGGAGAATTTTCTTGCAAAGGTTACTACACTTATGGTATTTCTAAATTATTTGGTGGTTTTAACAAAAATCATCCAAATGATGATGATATAAAAAAGGTAAAAGAATTTGCTAAAAATATTTTAAAAGAGTTAAGATGA
- a CDS encoding MBL fold metallo-hydrolase codes for MIKLLYEGILIRENNIIKKASSSSTLIMTNNNNIIVDTSTKDMRDVIIKGLSELNLSLNDIDVVINTHLHYDHIENNDLFKNATFYASPREFGFNNNFEDFRKFKDKEIEIIETPGHTYGSISVIYKDYVVVGDVSPLKNNILKMIPPKLNVDEKLALESLKKIRELKKNVITGHEGIVYKEEIL; via the coding sequence ATGATAAAGCTTCTATATGAAGGTATCTTAATAAGGGAAAATAACATCATTAAAAAAGCTTCTTCATCATCAACGTTGATTATGACAAATAACAACAACATAATCGTTGATACCTCAACTAAGGATATGAGAGATGTCATTATTAAAGGTTTATCTGAGTTAAATTTATCCCTAAATGATATAGATGTGGTCATAAATACTCATCTTCACTATGATCATATAGAAAACAACGATTTATTTAAAAACGCTACTTTTTATGCCTCTCCAAGGGAGTTTGGATTTAACAATAACTTTGAAGATTTTAGGAAGTTTAAAGATAAAGAAATTGAGATTATTGAAACGCCTGGGCATACTTACGGCTCTATATCTGTTATTTATAAAGATTATGTTGTTGTTGGCGACGTCTCCCCATTAAAAAACAACATTTTAAAGATGATTCCTCCAAAATTAAATGTGGATGAAAAATTAGCTTTAGAGAGTTTAAAAAAGATTAGAGAGTTGAAAAAGAACGTTATCACTGGACATGAGGGAATTGTTTATAAGGAGGAGATATTATGA
- the fdhD gene encoding formate dehydrogenase accessory sulfurtransferase FdhD, translating to MIKKVKIKRFDGKKFHDVEDYVAVEESYNIFINEEFVRPLSLSPNFLHEFAVGFAISEGFLDKVDKVKIEDKNIHIFGEKTNKTKNNKEIKIDIETLKKIISYEIKPKYWEITGSFHWASMFDLKGNEIIFVEDIGRHNAVDKVIGYSILNNYNLNELILRYSGRIPYEIVKKAVNSDLKTIVSKSPPTDKAIDLAEENNIILIGFARNGKFNIYTGRLWEG from the coding sequence ATGATTAAAAAAGTAAAAATAAAAAGGTTTGATGGCAAAAAATTTCATGATGTTGAGGACTATGTAGCTGTTGAAGAAAGCTATAATATTTTTATCAATGAAGAGTTTGTTAGGCCCTTATCATTATCTCCAAATTTTTTACATGAGTTTGCTGTAGGATTTGCCATAAGTGAAGGATTTTTAGATAAAGTTGATAAAGTTAAGATTGAGGATAAAAACATACATATTTTTGGAGAAAAAACCAATAAAACTAAAAATAATAAAGAAATAAAAATTGATATTGAAACTTTGAAAAAAATAATCTCTTATGAAATAAAACCCAAATATTGGGAAATTACTGGAAGCTTCCACTGGGCTTCAATGTTTGATTTGAAAGGAAATGAGATAATTTTTGTTGAGGATATCGGAAGGCACAATGCAGTTGATAAAGTTATTGGTTATTCCATATTAAACAACTACAATTTAAATGAGTTAATATTGAGATATAGCGGAAGAATTCCTTATGAAATTGTAAAAAAGGCTGTAAATAGCGATTTAAAGACAATTGTCTCAAAATCTCCACCAACAGATAAAGCCATTGATTTGGCAGAGGAAAATAACATCATATTAATAGGTTTTGCAAGAAATGGGAAATTTAACATCTATACTGGGAGATTATGGGAAGGATAG
- a CDS encoding ATP-dependent helicase produces MGRIEYLKKEYSDEEIYEILEEPVKEWFRRKYKTFTPPQRYAIKEIHERKNVLICSPTGSGKTLSAFLAGINELIKLSMENKLEDRIYILYVSPLRALNNDIERNLKEPLKEIYEVAKEIGVELDEIRVAVRTSDTTSSQKQKMLKKPPHILITTPESLAIALNSPKFSKFLEGIKYVIVDEIHALTNKRGVHLSLSLERLNRIANFIRIGLSATISPLTEVAKFLVGNGRSCYIVDVSYRKEIEIKVISPVDDFIYTSSEEISKKLYSLLKKLIEEHRTTLIFTNTRSATERVAFYLKQMGVEKIETHHSSLSREHRLEVEEKLKKGELKCVISSTSLELGVDIGSIDLVILLGSPKSVSRALQRIGRSGHRLHEKSKGIIIPFDRDDLVENVVLAYDAKIGKIDRVYIPKNCLDVLAQHLVGMALEKVWDVDEAYNLVKKAYPYKDLSKEDFLDVLNYLAGGIKEKSVYAKIWLKDNKFGRRGKSVRAIYYMNVGTIPDETSVAVIADGKYVGEVEEEFAEKLMKGDVFVLGGRTYKCLGGKGNKIRVKEVFDEKPTIPAWFSEQLPLAYDLALDIEKFRKEALFSDIEDIEEKYDVDEKTAKAIKNYMEEQDKFAIVPDDEKILIEHFEEEKRGYYIFHFVAGRRANEAIARAFANYISKMKKCNVRISVNDYGFALILPKNRKIKRVDIVELFNLDIVKNVKESIERSEILKRRFRHVATRGFMILRRYMKRKISVDRQQFNAEMLLKYCKEVNHPLYRETIREILEDSLDIENALDYFEKVKKRKIYYLELPSPSPFAFNLVVSASSDVVFMEDKKKMIAELHKKVMEFISMKRNK; encoded by the coding sequence ATGGGAAGGATAGAATATTTAAAAAAAGAGTATTCTGATGAAGAGATTTATGAAATTTTGGAAGAGCCGGTTAAAGAATGGTTCAGAAGAAAGTATAAAACTTTCACACCTCCGCAGAGGTATGCAATTAAAGAAATCCATGAAAGAAAGAATGTTTTAATTTGCTCACCAACTGGTAGTGGAAAGACATTATCAGCTTTTTTAGCAGGGATAAATGAATTGATAAAGTTATCAATGGAAAATAAGTTAGAAGATAGGATTTATATCTTATATGTATCCCCATTAAGAGCTTTAAACAATGACATTGAAAGGAATTTAAAAGAGCCATTAAAAGAAATTTATGAGGTTGCTAAGGAGATTGGTGTAGAGTTGGATGAGATTAGAGTTGCTGTAAGAACAAGTGACACGACAAGCTCACAAAAACAAAAAATGCTAAAAAAACCTCCTCATATTTTAATAACAACTCCAGAATCTTTGGCTATTGCTTTAAACTCTCCGAAATTTTCTAAATTTTTAGAAGGAATTAAATATGTCATAGTTGATGAAATCCACGCTTTAACTAACAAAAGAGGGGTTCATCTTTCCCTTTCTTTGGAGAGGTTGAATAGAATAGCCAATTTTATAAGAATTGGTTTATCAGCAACTATCTCTCCATTAACCGAGGTTGCCAAATTTTTAGTTGGAAATGGAAGGAGTTGCTATATTGTAGATGTTAGCTATAGAAAAGAGATTGAGATAAAGGTCATCTCACCAGTAGATGATTTTATCTATACTTCTTCAGAAGAGATTAGTAAAAAACTCTACAGTTTGTTAAAAAAGCTTATAGAGGAGCATAGAACAACCTTAATATTTACAAATACACGAAGTGCTACTGAGAGAGTAGCGTTTTATTTAAAGCAGATGGGAGTTGAAAAAATAGAAACCCATCATTCTTCTTTAAGTAGAGAACATAGGTTGGAAGTTGAGGAGAAATTGAAAAAAGGAGAGCTTAAATGTGTTATTAGCTCGACATCATTGGAATTAGGTGTAGATATTGGAAGTATCGACTTAGTTATTCTACTCGGCTCTCCAAAAAGTGTTTCAAGGGCTCTACAGAGGATAGGTAGAAGTGGGCATAGGTTGCATGAAAAAAGTAAAGGAATTATAATTCCATTTGATAGAGATGATTTGGTAGAAAATGTGGTTTTAGCATATGATGCAAAAATTGGGAAGATTGACAGGGTTTACATTCCAAAAAACTGCCTGGATGTTTTAGCCCAACATTTGGTTGGAATGGCTTTAGAAAAGGTTTGGGACGTTGATGAGGCTTACAACTTAGTTAAAAAAGCCTATCCATACAAAGATTTAAGTAAAGAGGATTTTTTAGATGTTTTAAATTATTTAGCTGGAGGTATTAAAGAAAAAAGCGTTTATGCGAAAATTTGGCTTAAAGATAACAAATTTGGAAGGAGAGGGAAGAGCGTTAGGGCAATATACTACATGAATGTTGGAACTATCCCAGATGAAACGTCAGTAGCTGTTATTGCGGATGGTAAATATGTTGGAGAGGTTGAGGAAGAGTTTGCTGAAAAGTTGATGAAGGGAGATGTTTTTGTTTTAGGGGGAAGAACTTACAAATGTTTAGGAGGGAAAGGAAATAAAATTAGAGTTAAAGAGGTTTTTGATGAAAAACCAACTATTCCAGCATGGTTTTCTGAGCAGTTGCCGTTAGCTTATGATTTAGCTTTAGACATTGAAAAATTTAGGAAAGAAGCTTTATTTTCAGATATTGAAGATATTGAAGAGAAATATGATGTGGATGAAAAGACAGCTAAAGCAATTAAAAACTATATGGAAGAGCAGGACAAATTTGCAATAGTTCCAGATGATGAAAAGATATTGATAGAGCATTTTGAAGAAGAGAAGAGGGGATATTATATATTCCACTTTGTGGCTGGGAGGAGGGCTAATGAGGCAATTGCAAGGGCTTTCGCCAACTATATCTCAAAAATGAAGAAATGTAATGTAAGGATATCAGTAAATGATTACGGCTTTGCCCTAATACTTCCAAAAAATAGGAAGATAAAGAGGGTAGATATAGTAGAGCTTTTTAATTTGGATATTGTTAAAAATGTAAAGGAGAGTATAGAAAGGAGTGAGATTTTAAAGAGGAGATTTAGGCACGTAGCTACAAGAGGATTTATGATTTTGAGGAGATATATGAAGAGAAAAATAAGCGTTGACAGACAACAGTTTAATGCTGAAATGCTCTTAAAATACTGTAAAGAGGTTAATCATCCTCTATATAGAGAAACAATAAGGGAAATTTTGGAGGATAGCTTAGATATTGAAAATGCTTTAGATTATTTTGAAAAAGTTAAAAAGAGGAAAATTTATTATTTAGAGTTACCTTCTCCTTCACCGTTTGCATTTAATTTGGTTGTCTCAGCCTCATCAGATGTTGTGTTTATGGAAGATAAGAAGAAGATGATTGCAGAACTTCACAAGAAGGTTATGGAATTCATCTCAATGAAAAGAAATAAATAG
- the yhbY gene encoding ribosome assembly RNA-binding protein YhbY yields the protein MFMTEEQKRKLTGKMKRMLRAKAHHLEPVVWVGKEGSDKVIKEVDRQLKDRGLIKVKIRRAALLYEDKYDIAEKLAKACDAEVVSVVGHVITLFRPREGWKKYLAKKPSKKVKKDEKIIELFEKFKKRAVKE from the coding sequence ATGTTTATGACAGAAGAGCAGAAGAGAAAACTTACAGGAAAAATGAAGAGAATGCTTAGAGCTAAAGCTCATCATTTAGAACCTGTTGTATGGGTTGGAAAAGAAGGTAGTGACAAGGTAATCAAAGAGGTCGATAGACAGTTGAAAGATAGAGGATTGATAAAGGTTAAAATAAGGAGAGCTGCTTTGTTGTATGAAGATAAATATGATATTGCTGAAAAGCTTGCCAAAGCATGTGATGCAGAGGTCGTTAGCGTTGTAGGACATGTTATAACATTATTTAGGCCAAGAGAGGGGTGGAAAAAATACTTAGCTAAAAAACCATCTAAAAAAGTTAAAAAAGATGAAAAGATTATTGAATTGTTTGAAAAGTTTAAAAAGAGGGCTGTTAAAGAGTAG
- the sppA gene encoding signal peptide peptidase SppA, protein MKKIYAIILILFIILISLVGAGIVLIMSLSGENINLFGGERIAKVYLCNEIYFDYNQDSGLFMQQKKDARYYINLLDDLEKDDSVKGVLLVVNSPGGEVIASEKLARKVEELANKKPVVVYVEGLDASGAYMVSAPADYIVAEKHSIVGSIGVRMDVMHYYGLMKKLGVNVTTIKAGKYKDIGSPFRPMTEEEREYLQKMINETYMDFVEWVAEHRGLSINYTLKIADGKIYSGEDAKKVGLVDEVGTEETALKKLEELANISNPEIVEYGLEENRGLFGLTYYLGYGIGKGIGEVLYGMEKVNERVELLS, encoded by the coding sequence ATGAAAAAAATCTACGCCATTATTTTAATTCTTTTTATAATTTTAATCAGTTTAGTGGGGGCAGGCATAGTATTGATTATGAGCTTATCAGGAGAAAATATTAATTTATTTGGTGGGGAAAGGATAGCTAAGGTATACTTATGTAATGAAATCTATTTTGATTACAACCAAGATTCTGGACTTTTTATGCAACAAAAAAAGGATGCGAGATATTACATAAATTTGTTAGACGATTTGGAAAAGGATGATTCAGTTAAAGGAGTTTTGTTGGTTGTTAATTCTCCTGGAGGAGAGGTTATAGCAAGTGAAAAATTAGCAAGAAAGGTTGAAGAACTTGCAAATAAAAAGCCAGTAGTTGTTTATGTTGAGGGCTTAGATGCTTCTGGAGCTTATATGGTCTCAGCTCCAGCAGATTACATAGTTGCTGAAAAGCATTCGATAGTTGGGAGCATTGGGGTTAGAATGGATGTTATGCATTATTATGGGTTAATGAAAAAGCTTGGTGTAAATGTAACTACAATAAAAGCTGGAAAATATAAAGATATCGGCTCTCCATTCAGACCTATGACAGAAGAGGAGAGGGAATATTTACAAAAGATGATAAATGAAACATACATGGATTTTGTTGAGTGGGTGGCAGAACATAGGGGACTATCAATAAATTACACCTTAAAAATTGCTGATGGGAAAATATACTCTGGAGAGGATGCTAAAAAAGTTGGATTGGTTGATGAGGTTGGAACTGAAGAAACAGCCCTAAAAAAATTGGAAGAATTAGCCAACATATCAAATCCTGAGATTGTTGAATACGGATTAGAGGAGAATAGAGGATTATTTGGATTGACGTATTATTTAGGTTATGGAATTGGGAAAGGAATTGGAGAAGTTTTATATGGAATGGAGAAAGTTAATGAAAGAGTTGAATTATTGAGCTAA
- a CDS encoding FAD-dependent oxidoreductase, which produces MRAIIVGSGAGGLTTASTIRKYNKDMEVVVITKEKEIAYSPCAIPYVIEGAIKSFDDIVMHTPEDYKKERNIDVLTETTVVDVDSKNNKIKCIDKDGNEFEMGYDYLVLATGAEPFIPPIEGKDLEGVFKVRSIEDGRAILKYIEENDCKKVAVVGAGAIGLEMAYGLKKRGLEVLVVEMAPQVLPRFLDPDMAEIVQKYLEKEGINIILSKPLEKIIGNEKVEAVCVDGKLYDADMVIMATGVRPNVELAKKAGCKIGRFAIEVNEKMQTSIPNIYAVGDCVEVVDFITGEKTLSPFGTTAVRQGKVAGKNIAGVEAKFYPVLNSAVSKIGELEIGGTGLTAFSANLKRIPIVIGRAKALTRARYYPGGKEIEIKMIFNEDGRVVGCQIVGGERVAERIDAMSIAIFKGTTAEELANMEFCYAPPVSMVNEPLSLAAENALKKLGK; this is translated from the coding sequence ATGAGAGCCATAATAGTAGGAAGTGGAGCTGGTGGATTGACAACTGCATCAACAATTAGAAAATACAACAAAGATATGGAAGTAGTTGTTATAACAAAAGAGAAGGAGATAGCTTATTCACCTTGTGCAATTCCTTATGTTATTGAGGGAGCAATAAAGAGCTTTGATGACATTGTTATGCACACACCAGAGGATTATAAAAAAGAAAGAAACATTGATGTATTGACTGAAACCACTGTTGTAGATGTTGATTCAAAAAATAACAAAATAAAGTGCATAGATAAGGATGGAAATGAGTTTGAGATGGGTTATGATTACTTAGTTTTAGCAACTGGAGCAGAACCGTTTATTCCTCCAATTGAAGGAAAAGATTTGGAAGGGGTATTCAAAGTTAGGAGTATTGAAGATGGTAGGGCCATATTAAAATATATCGAAGAGAATGACTGCAAAAAAGTAGCTGTTGTTGGGGCTGGAGCTATTGGTTTGGAAATGGCTTATGGTTTAAAAAAGAGAGGTTTGGAAGTTTTAGTTGTCGAAATGGCTCCGCAAGTGTTACCAAGATTTTTAGACCCAGATATGGCTGAGATAGTTCAAAAATATTTGGAAAAAGAGGGAATTAATATTATATTATCAAAACCATTAGAAAAGATTATTGGAAACGAGAAGGTTGAGGCTGTTTGCGTTGATGGAAAGCTTTACGATGCTGATATGGTTATTATGGCTACAGGTGTAAGGCCAAACGTTGAATTAGCTAAAAAAGCTGGATGTAAAATAGGAAGATTTGCAATAGAGGTAAATGAGAAGATGCAAACCTCTATACCAAACATATATGCAGTTGGGGATTGTGTTGAGGTAGTTGATTTTATAACTGGGGAGAAGACATTATCTCCGTTTGGAACCACTGCTGTAAGGCAGGGAAAAGTTGCAGGAAAAAATATAGCTGGAGTTGAAGCGAAGTTTTATCCAGTTTTAAACTCAGCTGTTAGTAAAATAGGGGAGTTAGAGATTGGGGGAACTGGACTAACTGCGTTTTCAGCTAATTTAAAAAGAATTCCAATTGTTATTGGTAGGGCTAAGGCATTAACAAGGGCAAGATACTACCCAGGAGGAAAAGAGATTGAGATAAAAATGATATTTAATGAAGATGGAAGAGTTGTTGGTTGCCAAATAGTTGGTGGCGAGAGAGTTGCTGAGAGGATAGATGCGATGTCAATAGCGATATTTAAAGGAACTACAGCAGAGGAGCTTGCAAATATGGAATTCTGCTACGCCCCTCCAGTATCTATGGTAAATGAACCGTTATCTTTAGCTGCTGAAAATGCTTTAAAAAAGTTAGGTAAATAA
- a CDS encoding metallophosphoesterase, producing MKKIKIKDFYITIDRCLIYKDYGIIADTHIGFDVFFGEGGANFPLLQKDEVIKKALNIVEKYKISNLIINGDIKHNFKPFPKEIEFLKEFIDFMSEYVNVILIKGNHDTFISPTGYEIFDYFEIDNYIIFHGDREINKDLLKNKFWILGHEHPSIKLRDEVGAIIKLPAYLLNKNYIVLPAFNPLSPGNDLINNPASSKVIKKDYLNSEVIAITDIGLLNFGTLRKLREFAKSHL from the coding sequence ATGAAGAAAATTAAAATCAAAGATTTTTATATAACAATTGATAGGTGCTTAATTTACAAGGATTATGGAATAATAGCTGACACTCATATAGGATTCGATGTCTTTTTTGGTGAAGGTGGAGCTAATTTCCCATTACTTCAAAAGGATGAGGTTATAAAAAAAGCCTTAAACATAGTTGAAAAATATAAAATCAGCAATTTAATAATTAATGGAGATATAAAGCATAATTTTAAACCATTTCCTAAAGAAATTGAATTTTTAAAAGAATTTATTGATTTTATGAGTGAGTATGTTAATGTTATTTTAATTAAAGGAAATCATGACACCTTTATATCCCCAACTGGTTATGAAATTTTTGATTACTTTGAGATTGACAATTATATAATTTTTCATGGTGATAGAGAAATAAATAAGGATTTATTAAAAAACAAATTTTGGATTTTAGGGCATGAGCATCCGTCGATAAAACTTAGGGATGAAGTTGGAGCGATTATAAAGCTTCCAGCTTATCTATTAAATAAAAATTATATTGTTTTACCGGCCTTTAATCCTTTATCTCCAGGAAATGATTTAATTAACAATCCCGCATCATCTAAGGTTATAAAAAAAGATTATTTGAATTCAGAAGTTATAGCAATAACTGATATTGGATTATTAAACTTTGGAACGCTTAGGAAGTTAAGAGAATTTGCCAAATCACATCTTTAG
- a CDS encoding DUF655 domain-containing protein, translating into MVRGHYKESKERRFPKKNKPQKFENYAWVLDYLPYGYPNKPNEPIVQGLGEYQFVLMEMIPKPNVEIELGERVYIGKGKRDKIDHVRRMIKYDNLTPTAKSELLYVIMEAVKMQEDRFVKFLNECPPVTTRLHSLELLPEIKKKYMWKIIEEREAKKFESFKDFEERIGKDPVRIIAKRIEKELSDDKKDKYYLFVKWKKGIILDEDNMAFYLKE; encoded by the coding sequence ATGGTTAGAGGACATTATAAAGAAAGTAAGGAGAGGAGATTCCCTAAAAAGAATAAACCACAAAAATTTGAAAATTATGCATGGGTTTTGGATTATTTACCTTACGGCTATCCTAACAAACCAAATGAACCCATAGTCCAAGGTCTTGGAGAGTATCAATTTGTATTAATGGAAATGATTCCAAAGCCAAATGTAGAGATTGAATTGGGAGAGAGGGTTTATATTGGAAAGGGTAAGAGGGATAAAATAGACCATGTTAGAAGGATGATTAAATACGATAATTTAACTCCAACAGCAAAATCAGAGCTTTTATACGTTATAATGGAAGCAGTAAAAATGCAGGAAGATAGATTCGTTAAATTTCTAAATGAATGTCCACCTGTAACCACAAGGCTGCATAGCTTGGAGTTACTTCCAGAAATTAAAAAGAAATATATGTGGAAGATTATTGAAGAAAGGGAGGCAAAAAAATTTGAAAGCTTTAAGGATTTTGAGGAGAGAATAGGAAAAGACCCAGTAAGAATTATTGCTAAAAGAATTGAAAAAGAGCTTTCAGATGATAAAAAAGACAAATACTATTTATTTGTAAAATGGAAGAAGGGGATTATATTGGATGAAGATAACATGGCTTTCTATTTAAAGGAATAG